The following are encoded in a window of Panthera leo isolate Ple1 chromosome B2, P.leo_Ple1_pat1.1, whole genome shotgun sequence genomic DNA:
- the CCN2 gene encoding CCN family member 2, producing the protein MSAAGLGPVRCAFVLLFALCGRPAAGQDCGGPCQCAAAPAPRCPAGVSLVLDGCGCCRVCAKQLGELCTERDPCDPHKGLFCDFGSPANRKIGVCTAKDGAPCVFGGTVYRSGESFQSSCKYQCTCLDGAVGCVPLCSMDVRLPSPDCPFPRRVKLPGKCCEEWVCDEPKDHTVVGPALAAYRLEDTFGPDPTMIRANCLVQTTEWSACSKTCGMGISTRVTNDNAFCRLEKQSRLCMVRPCEADLEENIKKGKKCIRTPKISKPVKFELSGCTSVKTYRAKFCGVCTDGRCCTPHRTTTLPVEFKCPDGELMKKSMMFIKTCACHYNCPGDNDIFESLYYRKMYGDMA; encoded by the exons ATGTCCGCCGCCGGCCTGGGCCCGGTCCGCTGCGCCTTCGTGCTCCTGTTCGCCCTCTGCGGCCGG CCCGCCGCCGGCCAGGACTGCGGCGGCCCGTGCCAGTGTGCGGCCGCGCCGGCGCCGCGCTGCCCCGCCGGCGTCAGCCTCGTGCTGGACGGCTGCGGCTGCTGCCGCGTGTGCGCCAAGCAGCTGGGCGAGCTGTGCACGGAGCGCGACCCCTGCGACCCACACAAGGGCCTCTTCTGCGACTTCGGCTCCCCGGCCAACCGCAAGATCGGCGTGTGCACCG ccAAAGATGGTGCCCCCTGCGTCTTCGGAGGGACCGTGTACCGGAGCGGCGAGTccttccagagcagctgcaaaTACCAGTGCACTTGCCTGGACGGGGCGGTGGGCTGCGTGCCCCTGTGCAGCATGGACGTCCGCCTGCCCAGCCCTGACTGCCCCTTCCCGCGGAGGGTCAAGCTGCCGGGGAAATGCTGCGAGGAGTGGGTGTGCGACGAGCCCAAGGACCACACCGTGGTTGGCCCTGCCCTCGCCG CTTACCGACTGGAAGACACATTTGGCCCAGACCCAACTATGATCCGGGCCAACTGCCTGGTCCAGACCACAGAGTGGAGCGCCTGTTCCAAGACCTGTGGGATGGGCATCTCCACCCGGGTTACCAATGACAACGCCTTCTGCAGGCTGGAGAAGCAGAGCCGCCTGTGCATGGTCAGGCCTTGCGAAGCCGACCTGGAAGAGAACATTAAG AAGGGCAAAAAGTGCATCCGTACCCCGAAAATCTCCAAGCCTGTCAAGTTTGAGCTTTCTGGCTGTACCAGCGTGAAGACTTACCGGGCTAAGTTCTGTGGAGTGTGCACAGATGGCCGGTGCTGCACCCCACACAGAACCACGACTCTGCCTGTGGAGTTCAAGTGCCCCGACGGGGAGCTCATGAAGAAGAGTATGATGTTCATCAAGACCTGTGCCTGCCATTACAACTGTCCTGGAGACAACGACATCTTTGAGTCCCTGTACTACAGGAAGATGTATGGAGACATGGCCTAA